CGAAAAGATAAAGGCGGGAAACACAGTCGGAAAAACTTTCCCCTTgttcaagaagaagaagaagaagacggtGAGTGGGTCGCACGTTCTGCGCCAGACAGATTTGCACAATCCAAGATGCGCCTGTTGAACACGTCGTGCGGATGTGACCGCGGAGAAATGCGAGGGAGAACACACATGTCCGGAATGTTGCACTTTCTTTTCCTGCTCGCGGCTGTATTGTCCTGTCACGGCTGTCCGGAAAAATGCCTTTGTGTCTCGCAAACCGTGAAATGCCAAAACCTGGGCTTGGACGCGATTCCGCAGCCTCTACCGGCCAATACCAAAATACTATTCGTCACAGGAAACAACATTTCCCGTATCAGTGTGGACTCTTTCCCAACCCGCCTGCAACTGTTGACAGATCTCTATCTCAGTGGGAATGACATGGAGTCGGTGGATGCTATGGTATTTGACAACTTGCCAAACCTTGTGCGGGTGGACCTGAGCGACAACAGAATCCAGAATTTCAGCGAAAGAGCTTTCCCCGCTGAGAATAAAGTGCAGCACTTGGACCTCAGCAGGTCTTTCCACAATCATTCCTTCGTGGATGTGGTCCTGAGCGTTCTTCAGAGTGGAAACCTCCTCCGGCTGACAGTCTTGGACCTGTCCAACAATAACATGGTGATTCTTCCAGACAACCTATTCACCGGCCTCTCCAACCTGGTCAACCTCAGCCTGCAGAACAGCTCCATCATCTCCATCCAGAACGGGACTCTGAGGGCGCCACCGCTGCTACACCTTGACCTGAGGGACAACAGCCTGAGGGACCTGGCCACCTCCACCCTGGCAGAGTTCAGCCTCAAGCCTGCACTCCGCATCCAGCTGGCGGGGAACCCCTGGCGCTGCGACTGCTTCATGGACGACATGCTCCTGTGGCTGAAAAACTCCACTCAGGTCGTTGACATGCAGAACCTGACCTGTGAAGACCCGGAGGCCCTGAGACGCCAGGCGCTCCTGCAAGTCGAGCAGTCCCAGCTGAAGTGTTCAGGCGACATGAAAGGCGTGCTGGAGACTTCGTATGTTTTCCTCGGTCTGGtgctggccctgattggtgtcATATTCCTGCTGGTGCTCTACCTGAACAGAAAAGGCATCAAGCGGTGGATTTACAACATCCGGGATGCTTGTAGGGACCACATGGAGGGGTACCATTACAGGTACGAGTTAAACTCGGACCCACGTCTGGCCAACCTGAGCATCAATTCGGATGTGTGAGCGAGGACGGGACACTGTCTGGCACCCCCGCAGTGAGATATTAAATGACTTATACTGTTAGAATTTGCATGAAAGTCTTCCTccccttctccccccccccacatgaTGCTATTCAGATTTCACATCTGTCATGGCACCTAATTAACCCCTCTCACAACATTTAACCACTGCCGCATGTCCAATACAAAGTACCCGGCAGCTGTGATGTCAACTTCGTTTCCTCCGTGTAACATTGCATGGACAATGAATCATGgcgaaatattattattattattattatttttttttttttttttgtggagagTTGCAAAGAGTGATATGTTCTATTTTTACTTTTCCTAAAGGAGAAACATATGGAGTACATTGACTTTTAAGTgaaagagaacaaaaacacactttgcTGGTCATTGCATCCTTGTCATTATGCCTCTGCTGCAGAGAAATGCTCGTTGTAATGAGTTTGTTCTTTTTAACGTGAATTTGTGATATAAGATATGCCTCTTGAATAGTTATAGTGCACAATGCATAGTTTTGGGATTTAGTAGGTGGATGTAATTGCTTTCTTTCTGTGAAGCTATTCGGCTGAATAAAATGCGTCTGGATTGCCGGTATCTGTCTCCACTGACGATCTTTTAATCCTACGACTGACGAGTGTGATACACAGGAGAGCCACTCATTCCTGAGGCAGTGCCACAGCTAGCATGAAACCGATGACAAAAGCAAAATCTTAATCCAGTTGTCAACCAGTATGTGGGGAAAAGTCAGTTTAGGTACTGTTGAtgcgttttttttaacaagttacAAGTGAGTTGCTGCACCAGGAAATGAAGACAAATTGACAAGTTGAATGGAGGACATACTGTCTGACTTTAAATGGGCTTCAATCTGTAGGTCTATAGGGGATGACAGCAGCAAATTTCTATCTCCCGTCCAATTAGCTTCCTGCTGTGAATCTGATAAAAATCCTCGCCCTGCGGcaaattccccccccc
This sequence is a window from Sander vitreus isolate 19-12246 chromosome 6, sanVit1, whole genome shotgun sequence. Protein-coding genes within it:
- the tpbg gene encoding trophoblast glycoprotein → MRLLNTSCGCDRGEMRGRTHMSGMLHFLFLLAAVLSCHGCPEKCLCVSQTVKCQNLGLDAIPQPLPANTKILFVTGNNISRISVDSFPTRLQLLTDLYLSGNDMESVDAMVFDNLPNLVRVDLSDNRIQNFSERAFPAENKVQHLDLSRSFHNHSFVDVVLSVLQSGNLLRLTVLDLSNNNMVILPDNLFTGLSNLVNLSLQNSSIISIQNGTLRAPPLLHLDLRDNSLRDLATSTLAEFSLKPALRIQLAGNPWRCDCFMDDMLLWLKNSTQVVDMQNLTCEDPEALRRQALLQVEQSQLKCSGDMKGVLETSYVFLGLVLALIGVIFLLVLYLNRKGIKRWIYNIRDACRDHMEGYHYRYELNSDPRLANLSINSDV